The genomic DNA GGTCCAGCGGCCCGACGAGAGCTCGAAGCAGGCGGCCTCGTCGACCGAGCGCATCACGGCGGGCTCTCCGATCGCGTTCTCGATGCGGTTTCCGCCGAAGCGGCACACCGCGCCTTCGCCTCGCACGAGCGCGACGCCCTGGAGCCCCGCCTCGAGCGTGTCGAGGCGCTCCCACTCGCCCGTCCCGTCCAGGGCGAGGCGCGACAGCAGGCCCGACTGGTGCTCGCGGTCGTAGCGATGCGGCTCGCCGTGATAGCCGCCGAGCACGTAGAGGTGTGTCGCGTCGCGGGTCGCGCCGAAGCTGGTGACCGCCACCGGCATGGGCGGGAGGAAGTCGCCGCCCGCGAGCACGTCCGAGGCGGGGGCGGTGGCGGTCGCCTCGGGCCTGTCCGCGACGGGCGCCGAGGTGGTCGTCGGCGCCTCGGGGGTGGCGCCGCAGCCGAGCAGGGGAAGGAAGAGCGTGCAGATGAGTTTGTGCATGGTCATCTCCTCAGAAGCCCGTGGCGCCGGGGCCGGCGAACGCGTACTGGAGCAGGAACACCCCATCGGCCCAGCTCGTGATCTGCACCTTGGCGAGGTGTCCGTCGGCGCTGCGCAGGGCGAAGACCACCGCGCGCGGGCTCACGGCGTGGGTGGCCGGGTCGTAGTCGTACCAGCCGGCGAGGGCGGGGTTGCCGCTGTAGGTCGGGCTCCCCGGCGGGCCCTCGGCGAGGGAGTCCACGTCGGTCTCCCAGCCGGACTCGGGCGCGCTCGTGAGCTCCGCGATCGCGGTGGCGGCGCTCTCGGCCGCGGCGCCGAGGCCCTCGCCGCTCGTGCCGCCGTTGGTGCGGAGCCGGGTGCGGGAGAGGCCGAGATCCCACGCGGCGTCCGTCGCGGCCTCGGTCACCTCGACGACCCCGTCCCCGCGCAGGCTCACGTACCGCCAGGCGTCGCTCGCGGACGCGTCCACCTCGAGCGTGGCGGTCTCGATGCGGCGCGCGATGGGCGCGAGCGAGAGATGGAACACCCCGTCCTCCCAGCGCCAGATGCGGAGCTTGGCGTGGTCTCCGTTCGCCATGCGCAACAGGTAGACCCGGTCGCCGGCCGTGACGCGGTGGGTGCTCGGGTCGTAGTCGTACCAGGCCGGGGACCCGCCCTCTCCGTCGAAGGCGGGGTTGACGCTCGTCTCGATGCGGCCGGGAGAGGCGCCGTCGCGCACCGCGTCGGTCACGAAGCCGAGCGTGGACGCGTCCTCGATCGCGTCGAACGCGAGCCCGCGCGCGTCGCGTCGCGCGCCCCCGAAGCCGGGGCCGCTCGAGCCGGAGTTGGTCCGGATGTCGGTGCGCTGGAGCGCGAGGTCCCAGTCGGTGCTCGTCGCCGGGTCGGTCACGGCCACCACGCCGGCGGCGACGCTCACGTAGACCCACCCGGACCCGGAGGCGTCCACCTCGATCGCGTCGGCGGGGACGGGCGTGACGCCCGCGTCTCCGATCCCGGCGTCCGGGGTCATGCCCGGGCCCGCGTCGGGGAGCGTGGACATCGGCGCGGCGATCTCGGCCCACCGGAAGCGCAGCCGCGCCGGGCTGCCGGCGTCGTCGTAGTAGCCGAGGATCTGCAGCTTGAAGAAGCGGCCCTCGCTCGACGAGACCACGTACACGCGGTCCTTCGGCGTGAGCGTGTGGGTCTCCGGATCGTAGTCGTACCAGTCGTCCTCGCCGTCGTTGAAGGCGGTGTCCGGCTCCTCGTCGTCGTCCGCCTCGCCGTCCGGACGCGCCGCGCTCCAGCCGCTCTCCGGCGCGCGGGTGACGTCCTCGAAGGCGCCCTCCGCGACGGCGACCTGCACGCCCGCGGTGCCGCTCACGCCCCCGTTGGTCCGCACGAAGAAGCGACGGAAGGCGAGATCCCAGCCCGCGTCGACCGAGCGTCCGCTGTCCAGGTCGAGCCGCTGCCACGCCTCCGCGTCCGTCGCGTCGACGGTGGTCGTGATGGTGCCGTCGGCGCCCGTCTCGTGCGTGAACGCCCCGCTCGTCGGCGGGAGCGTGCCCGCGTCGGCGGGGGCGAGGTCTTCCGCGCACCCCGCGAGAGAGAGCAGAGCGAGGAGCGCGCCAGGGGTCAGTCTGTGCAACATGGCAATCCTTCTTCAGTATCGGCCGCGCGCCCCGCCGTAGACGGTGAAGGGGCGCAGGGCGGTGAACGTGTCGCCGGCGTCGAGCAGGTTGTCGACGCCCACGAAGAGCTCGAGGTGGCGGGTGAAGCGCTTGGCGAGCCGGAGGTCGACCTGCGCGACCGGCTCGCCGAAGATCTCCTCCTCGAGGCCGTCGCCGTCCTCGTCCACGTAGAAGACGCGGTCGAGCATGAGCGCGCCGCGGGCGACGAAGCTGATCTCCCAGGGCGCGTAGGCGAGCCGGGCGGCCAAAGTGACGCGGTGCCGAGCGCGCCCCTCGAGGCGTCGCTCCTGCTCGCCGTCCCAGGTCTCCGTCAGGGTGTAGCCCGCGATCAGGCCGAGGGTGTCGTCGACCCGCAAGGTCGCCAGCGACTCGAGGCCCATCGTCCAGGCGGTGGCCAGGTTCGCGTAGCTGAAGACGGACCCCGTGGCGGACGGGTCGTCCACCGTGACGATGGCGATCATGTCCTCGAGGTCGTTGCGGAAGAAGCCCGCGCTCAGCTTCAGCGCCTCGATGGGCTCCCACTCGAGGCCCACGTCGACGCCGTGTGAGGTCTCGGCGCCCAGCTCGGGGTTGCCCTGGACCACGTAGCCGACGGTCGGGTTCTCGAATCGCAACAGGAGCTGCTGAAACGAGGGCGCGCGGAAGCCGCGCCCGTAGCTCGCCCGCAGCACGAGCTGCGCGACCGGGTCGAAGCGCAGGCTCAGCTTGGGCGAGAGCTGATCGCCGAACTGCGTGTCGAGATCGAAGCGCACGCCGGGGACGACCGTGAGCGACGCGTCGCCGTCCTCCCACGGGATCCACTCGTCCTGGGCGAAGAGGGCGAAGCGCGAGCGGTCGCCGACCTCGACGAGCCGGTCGGAGTCGAGCGCGCGGTGCAGCGTCTCGTAGCCGACGGTGAAGGTGTGGCTCCCGAGCGCCTCCGCCGTGAAGCGGAGCAGGGCGGTGATCTGGCCCAGGTGCTCGCGGTTGTCCTCGTAGCTGTCGAGGGCCTGGCTGCCGCGCTGGTCGCTCAGGTACTGCTCGCGGAACTGCGAGTACGTGAAGCGGGTCACCAGGGTGAGCCCATCGCGTCCCCGGATCGTGTGCTCGACGGAGGCCCGCAGCTGCTCCTGGAGCTGGGTGCGGTCGAAGAGGGCGGCCCCCGCCCCCTCGTCGACGCCGCGCAGGGTGAGCTGCAGGTAGTCCGCGGTCAGCCGCAGCCGGTGCCGCTCGCTCGGTCGCCAGTCCGCGCGGCCCCCGACGGTCCAGAGCAGGCGCTCGCTGCCGGTCGTGGCCTCGTCGTCGCCGCGCCGGAACGGCGCCGCGTAGTGGAGCCCGCCGTCCAGGCGGAGCCGGAGGTGCGGGTCCGGGCGGCCGGCCACGCGGGCGGTGGCGTCGACGACGTGGTTCAGCCCGTAGGCGGCCATCGCCTCCGCCTCGAAGTCGCGCTCCGAGTCGCGGGTGATCAGGTTGACCACGCCGCCGATCGCGTCCGAGCCGTACAGCGCGGAGCTCGGGCCGCGCACGATCTCGACGCGCTCGATGTTCTCCACGCCATAGCGAGAGAGATCGATGGCGCCGCCCACGCGACCGGGCACGCGGTCGCCGTCGACGAGCACGAGGGTGTACTGCGGGTCCATCCCGCGCAGCCAGAGCTCGGTCCCGCGGAACGAGCGCGAGAGCTGGAGCCCGCCCCGCTCCTCGAGGAGCTCAGCCGCGTCCCGGGCCCCGCTCTGCTCGATCTCCTCGCGGCGGATCGTCTCGGTGGCGACGGCCGCGCGCCCGGCGGGCGTCTCGACCCGGCTCCCGGTCACGACCACGTCGAGGTCGTCTGCCTCCTCCTCGAGCAGCGCGTCGAGCTCGGCCTCGAGCGCGGGATCGGAGCCCGTTGACTCGACCTCCTGTGCGGAGGCGGAGTTGACGGCGCCGCAGCAGCACAAGGCCAGCGCCAGCCGGTCGAAGGGAACACGCATCGCCCGGCTTGAGTACGAGAATGAGAGTGATTCTCAAAATTGGTGGCTGAGAATACTCACACGGGGCGCGCCTCGGCGCGGCCGGATCAGCCGAAGAGGGCGACGACCTGTCGCGCGGACGCGAGCGGCAAACCCTGGTGATCCCAGAGCGTCGAGCGTTCGTCGGCGTAGCCGTCACCCACCACGCGGCTCCGGGCCTCGAAGGCGTAGAAGGCGTCGTGCGGGACGGAGAGATCGGGGAGCGCGCGATGAAAGGACACGCCGAGCTCGATCGAGGCGGCGCCGGTCCAGCTCTCCGCGAGGCCGAGCGCGGCGGGGGCCCACGCGTCGAGCAAGGCGACGACGAGCCTTGCGTCACACGGATGCGGTTCGCGCGGTCGACACCAGCCGCCGAGGCGAGGCTCGCCGGCGCCGCCGAAGGGCGCCGCGCCGAGCGCCTGACGGAACTCGAAGTGCTGGCAGAACTCCGGCACGTAGAGCGCGGCGGGGCCGTCTTCGACCTCGGCCGGCGGCGGGATCGGCGGGGACGCGGGGTCGGTGTACTCCAGCGCGCTCCGGCGCGGTCGCGCGAAGGTGGCCCGCCCGGTGGCGATGAGCAGCCCCTCGCGCGTCAGGCGCGCGCCGAGCTGCGCGACGTTCCGGCCCGCGCGGAGGATCTCCACGTCGATCGTCGCGGGCCCCGCCGTGGCGGGCGCGCAGAACGCGACGTCGAGGCCACGGATGGGGCGGTCGTCGGCGCAGGCCCCCATGGCGTCCACGAGCAGCGCCGCGACGACCCCGCCGTACACGCCGCGCCCCTGGTACCACGCCTCTCGCAGCTGGCCGGCGAAGCGGCGCTCGCCCTCCGGCGCGAATCGGGTGACCTCGTCGAACACGTCCATGCGGCTATCCGACATGCGGTTATCCGACTTCGATCGCGTCCGCCACCCGGCGGACCTGCGCGCGGATGTCGGCGTCCCATCGGACGTGCGGATCGGTGGCGCGGTGCGCCCAGAGCAGCGCCCCGTCGTAGCCTCGCGCGCGCACGTGCTCGAGCCGCTGCGCCACGTGGTCGTCGCCTTCGTCGAGATCGGGCCAGGGCCCGTGGCGGGAGGTCGCCAGCTCGCCGAGCCAGATGGGACGGATCGGGCTCGTGTCGGCGGGCGGGAGCGCGGCGACGCCCGTGACCCCGGGGTAGTGGTGGCGCTGGTGCACGTATCGGCCCGACGCCGCGAGGCGCGCGAGCGTGGTCCGCGCGGAGGGCGCCAGCCAGGGAGGCGCGGCGTCCAGAAAGCCGACCGTGGCCACGATCCCGCGTCGCGCGATCCGGCGCGCCCCCTCCTCGAGGAAGCGCGACAGGGCGAGCGCGTCCACCCACGGAGGGTGCGCGCCGTAGCGATCCTTCTCCCAGCCGGGCACGAGCGCCCAGCCCGGCTCGTTGGCCACCTCGAACGCCGCGAGGCCGTCGGGCCGTCCTTCGGCCACGTCGAGTATCGGCTCGAGGAGCGCGTCGAAGAACGGGTGCATCGCGACGCCGAGCGCGAAGGTGTCCCGGCCCCGGCTGGTCACGCCGCTCGCCTGGTCCTCGAGCGGCAGGAAGAGCTCGAAGCTCACGAGTGACGGAATGAGCCGCACGCCCGTGCGCGCGCAGGCGGCGAGCAGCGCGTCGAAGTCCTCGAGGAAGGTGCGCGGCGCTCGCGGCAGGGGGCGCTCGAGGATCCAGTGCTCGGGGTCCTCGGGCGTCTTCCGGAGGCGCCGCTTCCACAGCTGTGCGCGTGGCCAGCGCTCGAGGAAGGGCGCGCGCCGGGCCACTTCGAGTGGTGAAGCGCCGATGGGAAGGTTGACGCCTCCCGCGAGGATCCACCAGCGCGCGGCGCGCAGGCCTGCGGCGGCGAGCCCGCGCAGCTCGTCCTCCACCGCGGCCCAGTCCGTACCGGGCGCGCCGGCCCAAGGCGGTGGTCGCGGCCCGAAGTCGTGGCCGCAGGTGACCCACGGGAAGTTGACGCCGAGCGTGAAGCTCATGCCACCGCGAGGGGGAGCGTGACGGTGAACGCGGTGCCTCGCCCGACCTCGCTCTCCACCCAGATCCGCCCGGCGTGCGCCTCGACGATGTTGCGCACGATCGCCAGCCCCAGCCCGGTGCTCCGCTCGCCCGCGGTGGGTCGGGCGCCCGTGCGCTCGAAGGGCCGGAAGACCTTGGGCAGATCCGTGGCGGGGATGCCCACGCCCTCGTCCCGGACGGTCAGCTTCGCCGTCTGCCTCTCCTGGTCGAGCTCGACGCGCACGGTGGAGCCCGGGTGGGAGAACTTCACGGCGTTGCTCAGGAGGTTGTCGAGCACCTGACGGATCTTGTGGCGGTCGAGCGACATCGGCGGGAGCGCGTCGTCGACGTCGATCTCGAAGTGGATGCGCTTGTCCTGCGCCACGACCGCGTTCAGGCGGATCCCCTCGCGGACGAGCGCGGGGAGGTCGATCTCGTCGCGCTCGAGCTCCATCGCGCCCGCCTGGATGCGCCCGAGGTCGAGGAGATCCTCGACGAGGCTGACCATGTAGCTGGCGGTCCTACGCATCGTCGTGACGATCTCCTCCTGCTCCGCGTCGAGCTCGCCCGCCACGCCGCTCAGGAGGAAGTCCGCGTACCCGCGCATGACGCCGAGCGGGTTCCGCAGATCGTGCGCGACGACCGCCATCAGGTGGTCCTTCTGGTGGTTGAGCCGATCGAGCTCGTTGCGCGTGCGGTGGCGCTCGATCGCGTAGTGGATGGCGCGGCGCAAGCTCGAGAGGGTCAGCTCGCTCTTGGGCAGGTAGTCCTCGGCGCCGCGGGCCAGGGCGCGCAGCGCGAGCTCTTCGCCGTGCTCGCTCGTCAAGACGACGACCGGGATGGCGCGGTGCGAGGCCACGAGGTCGTCGAGCCCGGTGAGGCCGCTCGCGTCCGGCAGCTCGAGGTCGAGGAGGATGGCGTCCGCCGGCGCCGCGTCGAGGAGCGCCCGCGCTCTCTTCAGGGTCTCGGCGTGACGCACGCGGAAGCCGGCCTCCTCGAGCTGGATCGAGACGGCCGCGGCTTGTGTCGCGCTGTCCTCCACGAGGACGATCTCTCCCGCTGCCCCCCCTGTCGTCATGCCACGCAGCTACGAAGATACGCGCTGATGTCCGGCAATGGCAGTACCTCGTGAACGATCCCGGCGCGACGGGCCGAGGCGGGCATGGAGTCGACGACGCTCGTGGACGCGTCCTGGGCCACGACGAGGCCTCCCCGACGGTGCAGCTCGCGGAGGCCCTCGACCCCGTCACGTCCCATCCCGGTGAGGATGAGGCCGAGCGCGCGCTCGCCGTAGGCGCGGGCCACGCTGGCGTAGGTCGCGGAGGCGGAGGGGCGAAAGCCGTGGATCGGTGCGCGGTCGCAGACCCGGATGGCGCCCTTCTGGACCGTGAGGTGCCCGCGCGGAGGGGCGAGGTAGACGGCGCCCGCGCGCAGCGGGTCTCCCTCGCGAGCGAGGCGCACGTCCATGGGCACGGTCGCGTCGAGCCATCGGGCGAAGCCCTCGGCGAAGTCCTCGCCGATGTGCTGAACCAGGAGGATGGGCGCCGGGAAGTCTTCTCCGAGCGACTCCAGGATGGTGCGCACCGCGCGGGGGCCGCCCGTCGAGGCGGCCATCGCGATCACCGACGTCTCGCGCCTGGGCGGCTGCGATGGCCGCTCGCGGTCGGCGCCGTTCGGGCGTCGCACCACCCGCACCTCGGCCATCGCGCGCACCGTTCGGGCGAACCGCCGCCACGCCCGGTCGGACCCTGGCTCGGCCGGACCGGGCGGCTTGGTCAGCGCCGTCAGCGCGCCCGCCTCGAGGGCGGCCACGCTCATGCGCACCGCCCTCTCGCTGCTCCCGCTCACCACGACCACGGGCGTGGGCCGCTCGGCCATGATGCGACGCGTGGCCTCGTAGCCGTCGAGCTCCGGCATCTCGACGTCCATCACCACCACGTCGGGCGAGACCGACTCCACCAGGCTCACCGCCTCGGTCCCGTTGCGGGCCTCCGCCACCACCGACAGCTCCGGGTCGCGCTCCAACCCTTCGCGGAGCAGCGCGCGGAAGGTCGGCGAATCGTCGACGACGAGGACTCGGAGTGGCATGGGTTTCAATCGAGAGGATCGGACAGCAGAGACGCGACGACTTCGAGCAGCTCGGTCTGATCGAAGGCGTTCTTCACCAGATAGGCGTCCGCGCCTGCGTCCAGACCTCTCCGCCGATCTTCCTCCCGAGACAGGGCTGTCAAGAGCACGACGGGCAGGCCGCGCGTTTTGGCCCGTCCTCGCAGCGCGCGCGTGAGCTCCAGGCCGCTCATGCGCGGCATCTCCACGTCGCTGACCACGAGGTCGACCCGCGCCTGGTCGAGGAGCCGGAGCGCCCGCTCCGCGTCCGAAGCGGCCAGCACCCGGTAGCCCGCCGACTCCAGGATGGTCTTCTCGAGCGCGAGGGTGGTCAGCGAGTCGTCCACCACGAGCAGCGTCGGCGGCTCGGCGCTCAGGTCCGCCGCCTCCGGCAGCGACACCTCGCCGCCCTCCGCCTGCCGCAAGGCCGCCCGCACCACGTCGCCGCCGTGCAGGATGAGCGCGATCTCGCCGTTCGGGAGGATCGTCGCGCCGCCGAAGCCCCGCACCCGCGGCAGGCGCTCGCCGAGGCTCTCGACCACCACGTCGTCCACCGAGCGCAGCTCGTCCACCGACAGCGCGACGCGATCCCGCCCGGCCTGCACGATGGCGGTGGGGATCAGCTGGTCGTCCGGCACGGCGGTCGGCATGCCCAGCGTGCGCGCCAGCGGCGTGAAGGGGAGCGGCTCCCCCTCGTGGAGCACGACCGGGCGCCCCTCGATGCGGTGCACGGCGCGCGGATCGACGCGACGGAGCGTCAGCACGTGCGGGGTGGGGAGCGCGTACAGCTGCTCGGCCGCGCGCACCAGCAGCACGCGCACGAGCGTCCGCGTGAGCGGGGAGGAGATGCTGAAGGTCGTCCCGCCGCCCCGCTGGGTCTCGACGTCGATGGTGCCGTGCAACGCCTCGACCTCGGTCTTCACGACGTCCAGGCCCACGCCCCGCCCGGCGAGCGCGTCCACGCGGTCGGAGGTGGTCAGCCCCGCGACGAAGACCAGGCGCGCCAGGCCGACCTCGGTCTCCGGCGGATCGATGCCGTGCTCCCGCGCGCGCTCCGCGAGGGCCTCCAGATCCAGCCCGCGTCCGTCGTCGGACACCGAGACCTCGACCTCGGAGCCGCGCAGGTGCGCGCCGATGCGGACGCGGCCAGCGCGTGGCTTGCCCGCCTCGGCGCGAACGGCGGGCGGCTCGATGCCGTGCGCGACCGCGTTCCGCGCCAGGTGCAGGAGCGGCGCGCGCAGCGCGGTCAGCACCGAGCGATCCACCTCGACGTCGGCGCCCTCGATGATCAGCTCGACCTCGCGCCCCGCCGCGAGGGCGGCGTCGCGCAGGGTGCGCTCCAGACCCACGCAGACGTCGCCGAAGGGCGTGAGGCGGAGCTGCCGCACGTCCGCGTCGGTGTCGCGCGCCACCCGGGTCAGCTCGGTGGCGTCGTCGAGGAGCGCTCCATGCAGGGCGTCGATCTCCGCGAGGCAGAGATCGAAGGGGCGCCGCTCGGCGGGCGCGTGCTGGGCACGGAGGCGACGCAGGCGCGCCGCGAGCGACGCCGTCTCGCGCTCGCGCTCCTCCACCCGGAGGGCGGCCCGCGACAGCTCCCCCGCGCGGACGAGGAGCGCGTCGAGCCGCGCGGCCGGCACGCGCAGCCCGCCCGTGTGCTCGCGTGAGGCGGGCGCGTGAGACATGGCCCGCGGCGCCCGGGGCGCGAAGAGCGCGTCCTCCACGGGCTCGTCGGCGCGGAGCCGACGCGCGACCTCCGCCCACACGTCCGCGGCCGCGAAGAGGCGCCCGAGCAACTCGCCCTCGGGGGCGCCCTCGAGCGCGTCGAGCTCCTCCTCGAGGCCGTGACAGTAGGTCTCGAGCGTCGGGAGGCTCACGGCCCGCGCGGCGCCCTTCAGGCTGTGCGCGATCCGGAACAGGGTCCGCTGGAGATCGGCCGGAGGCGCCCCTTGCTCGAGGCGGAGGAGGGCGTCGTTCCAGGTCGAGACGTGGTCCTCGAGCTCCTCGACGAAGACGGCGCGGAGCCGTTTGGTGAGGGCCGCCTTGTCCACCGATCAGTCCTTCTCGATCCCCACGTCGACGAGCAGCTGGGAGAGGCGCGCGCTCAGCTGCTCGAGTCGTCCCGCTGCGGTCTCCACGTGGTGGATGGAGGACAAGTTGTCGCGCAGCGCCGAGTCGATGTCCTTCATCGCCTGGCTGATCTGGGCCATGCCCGTCGCCTGCTGGTGCGCGGACGCGGCGATCTGAGACGCCGCCTCGGCGGCGCGGGCGATGGTCTCGGTCAGGCCGTCGATGGTGCGCCCCGCCTCGCTCGCCTCGCGCACCGCGGCCCGCATGGTCTTGTCGCCCTGCTCCCCGGCGAGGACCGCGTTGTTGGTCGCGCGCTGGATCTCGCCGAGGATCTCGCGGACCTGGACGGTGGCCTCCTTGCTCCGGCGGGCGAGCGCCTTGACCTCGGCCGCGACGACCCCGAAGCCGCGGCCGTGCTCGCCCGCGCGCGACGCCTCGATCGCCGCGTTGAGCGCGAGCAGGTTCGTCTGCTCCGCGATCTCGTCCACCGTGCCGATGATCTGGCCGATCGTCTGCGCGCGCTCGGCGAGCTCGAGCACGTTCTTCGCGACCGACTCGCCGCGCTGCTGCGCGTCCTCGATGGCCTCGACCGCGTCGTGCACTGCGTCGCGCCCGGCCTGCCCGACCTCGTCGACCTCGCGCGAGCTGTCCGCCACGTCGCGCGCCCGCCCCGCGGCCTGGCGCGCGGTCTGGTCGACCTGCTCCACCGTGACGACCGTCTCGGTGACCGACGCCGACTGCTGCTGCGCGGCCGACGCCTGCTGGCTCGTGGCCGCGAGCAGCTCGTTCGCCGCGCCCACCGTCTCCTCGACCACGTCGCGCATCGTCTCGAGCAGCTGCTCGCGCTGCACCGAGCTGGTCCGGTCCTGGATGATGCCGATGAAGAAGCGCGTGCCCTCCACGTGCATCTCGGAGACGCGCAAGCTCACGGGGAGGGTGCTGCCGTCCTTGTGGTTGGCATGGACGCGGCGCTCCATGCCGATGATGCGCTTCTCCCCCGTCTCGCGGTAGCGCTTCAGGTAGGCGTCGTGCTGCTCGCCGTGCTCGCCGCCCGCGAGCATCGCGACGTTGCGGCCGACCAGCTCGTCCACCCGCCAGCCGAAGAGGACCTCCGCGGTCTGGTTCGCCTCGAGCATGGTGCCGGTCTCGTCGATGGTGATGATCGCGTCCGACGTCGTGTCGAGGATGGCGCGCAGGCGCTGCGCGCGGCCCGCGCGTCGCTCCTTGCCGACGAGCGCGCGCACCCAGTAGAGGGAGAGGCCGCCGAGGCTGACCGCGCCGCCCGCGAAGAGCCACTGGAGCCGCTCCAGCTCTCCGACCCGCGCCGGAGCGAGTGGCGCGAGCTCTTCGAGCGCGCCGAGGTTGTAGACGAAGAGGGCCAGCGCGGTCAGCACCAGCAGCAGGACCAGCGCCGCGGCGCGGCCGGCGTTCGTCTCGTACCAGGGGAGGGGGACGTCAGGGGTCATGTCGATGGTCTACGCGCAAGCGAGGATCCGCCGCGAGGGCGGTCACGTTCAAGCAGAGCTCTCCGTTCGGGCCCAGGCCCTCGAGCCACGGCGGGCTCCCCACGGGCGGAGGCGCGGGTGCGATGCCCTCGAGCGGATCGAGGTCCAGCACGCGCTCGACCACGATCACCAGCTCCGGCTCGTCGCTGTCGAGCGTGACGATGCGCGCGTCGGCGTCGAGGGTCGAGGTGGCGCGGCCCGCGATCAGCGGACCGATGTCCCACAGGGGCGCCAGTCGCCCGCGCAGCCGGGTCAGGCCCAGCAGGTGCACGGGGGTGCCCGGCAGGCGGACCGCGTCGACGTAGGGTTGCACGCCGCCGACCGTGGCCGCGGGGACCAGGAGCGTCGCGTCCCCCACGCGGGCGCTGATGCGCGCCTCGGCGACCGACTCGGGCCGCGTCTCGATCGACTGGGCGATCGCGAT from Sandaracinaceae bacterium includes the following:
- a CDS encoding chemotaxis protein CheW yields the protein MSEESPWDRARARLADDWTVPRRPPDDEILRARTIAIAQSIETRPESVAEARISARVGDATLLVPAATVGGVQPYVDAVRLPGTPVHLLGLTRLRGRLAPLWDIGPLIAGRATSTLDADARIVTLDSDEPELVIVVERVLDLDPLEGIAPAPPPVGSPPWLEGLGPNGELCLNVTALAADPRLRVDHRHDP